Proteins encoded in a region of the Perognathus longimembris pacificus isolate PPM17 chromosome 11, ASM2315922v1, whole genome shotgun sequence genome:
- the LOC125359972 gene encoding C-reactive protein, translated as MEKMLWCFLVSISFSDVFGQTELSKKAFVFPKESDNSYVSLEGQVKEPLKAFTVCLWQFTALSRTRGFSIFSYATKKQANEILIFWSKERGYAFAVGGPEVLFKAVEIPPVPVHICASWESVTGIAELWVDGRPRVRMSLNKGYTVETDASIILGQEQDSFGGSFDVNQSFVGEIGNVNMWDYVLSPDEINTVYVGGTISPNVLNWQSLKYQTNGEVFIKPQLWS; from the exons ATGGAGAAAATGCTCTGGTGCTTCCTGGTCTCCATCAGCTTCTCTGATGTTTTTGGCCAGACAG AACTGTCTAAGAAGGCCTTCGTATTTCCCAAAGAATCGGATAATTCTTATGTGTCCTTGGAAGGACAGGTAAAGGAGCCTCTGAAAGCCTTCACCGTGTGCCTGTGGCAGTTCACTGCACTGAGCAGGACCCGGGGGTTCAGCATTTTCTCTTACGCCACCAAAAAACAAGCTAATGAGATCCTCATATTTTGGTCAAAGGAGAGAGGATATGCTTTTGCTGTGGGTGGGCCTGAAGTATTATTCAAGGCTGTTGAAATTCCTCCGGTTCCAGTCCACATCTGTGCCAGCTGGGAATCTGTCACTGGGATTGCAGAGCTCTGGGTCGATGGGAGGCCCAGGGTAAGGATGAGTCTGAACAAGGGATACACTGTGGAGACAGACGCAAGCATCATCCTGGGACAAGAACAGGACTCCTTCGGTGGGAGCTTTGATGTAAACCAGTCTTTTGTGGGTGAAATTGGAAATGTGAACATGTGGGACTATGTGTTGTCACCAGATGAGATCAACACAGTGTATGTTGGCGGGACCATAAGCCCCAATGTCCTGAACTGGCAGTCATTGAAGTACCAGACAAATGGGGAAGTGTTTATCAAACCCCAGCTGTGGTCCTGA